The following proteins are co-located in the Penaeus chinensis breed Huanghai No. 1 unplaced genomic scaffold, ASM1920278v2 CTG_4063, whole genome shotgun sequence genome:
- the LOC125024755 gene encoding DNA ligase 1-like, whose amino-acid sequence MTKIKAAWEKNGLKDYDPSKDNYHPINDAFWKQGEETPYMALVNTMKLIEKTNGRLKIIETLANFFRSVIVLSPDDLLCCVYLCLNKIAPAFEGTELGIGENILMRAIAQASRHSIEKIKQDRKQKGDLGIVAEQCHSTERITNMPNLTVKDLFDQLKEIASLAGNDAHGKKIDKIKDIYIACRASESRYLVRSLNGKLRIGLAEKSVLQAIAQANYLTPPGQKYPPNIINAGKTIGSKQLKKQFEKYGTILSTIYNEFPSYDKIIPILLTEGIEELPKYCSLTPGIPLKSMLAHPTTGISEVLKRFENVKFTCEFKYDGERAQIHLKDDGTINIYSRNQENNTTKYPDVISILRNVLGKDVKSCIIDAEVVAWDKENQQILPFQVLSTRKRKGVNEKDLKVHICIFPFDLLYLNGESLVKKSFEIRRTLLRNNFKEKEGRFIFAKNMDSTNTEDIEEFMEESLKEKCEGLMIKSLDVNAIYDIGKRSHKWLKLKKDYLNRMGDTIDVVVIGGYLGQGKRTGQYGKFLVACYDETKDKFQSLCKIGTGFTEQNLQECSTLFQQYIVEKPMTNYSYENGTGPDHWFKPVKVWEIKCADLSLSPIYKAAVGLVDPEKGISLRFPRFVRIRDDKNPKEITNAVQIADLYNNQYQMKNNKK is encoded by the exons ATTATGATCCTTCTAAGGACAATTATCATCCCATTAACGATGCCTTCTGGAAGCAGGGTGAAGA GACACCTTATATGGCTCTAGTCAACACTATGAAATTGATTGAAAAAACAAACGGTCGTTTGAAGATTATTGAGACATTGGCAAATTTCTTCAGATCTGTTATTGTCTTGTCTCCAGATGATTTATTATGTTGTGTCTACCTATGTCTCAATAAAATAGCACCTGCCTTTGAAG gCACCGAGCTGGGTATAGGAGAAAATATTCTTATGCGAGCAATTGCCCAAGCTTCAAGACATAGTATTGAGAAGATTAAACaagatagaaaacagaaaggTGATCTCGGTATTGTTGCTGAACAATGCCATTCGACTGAAAGAATCACAAATATGCCAAATTTGACAGTAAAAGATCTCTTTGACCAGCTGAAAGAAATTGCATCTCTAGCTGGCAATGAT GCTCACGGTAAAAAGATTGACaagataaaggatatatatattgcctgtcgAGCTTCCGAATCCCGTTATCTTGTCCGATCTCTCAATGGAAAACTTCGCATTGGTTTGGCCGAGAAGTCGGTTCTGCAG gccaTAGCCCAAGCTAACTACCTTACACCTCCAGGTCAAAAATATCCACCGAATATTATTAATGCGGGCAAAACAATAGGTTcaaaacagttaaaaaaacaatttgaaaagTACGGTACAATACTAAGCACGATCTACAA TGAATTCCCTTCATATGATAAGATCATACCAATCCTTTTAACCGAAGGGATTGAGGAACTCCCCAAATACTGCTCCCTTACCCCTGGAATTCCATTGAAATCGATGTTAGCTCATCCTACTACTGGAATTTCTGAAGTCTTGAAGCGTTTTGAGAATGTCAAGTTTACTTGTGAATTCAAGTATGATGGGGAGAgagcacag atccaTTTAAAGGATGATggtacaatcaatatatatagtagGAATCAAGAAAATAACACAACCAAATATCCCGATGTTATTTCCATCTTGAGAAATGTATTGGGAAAAGATGTTAAATCATGTATCATTGACGCGGAGGTTGTGGCTTGGGATAAAGAAAACCAGCAAATCTTACCCTTCCAAGTCCTAAGtaccagaaagagaaag ggtgttaatgaaaaggatctcaaagtacacatatgtatatttccctttgatttgctttatttgaATGGCGAATCACTGGTCAAGAAGTCATTCGAGATACGTCGTACTCTATTACGAAATaattttaaagagaaagaagggagatttaTCTTTGCAAAGAATATGGACTCCACTAATACAGAAGATATTGAAGAATTTATGGAGGAATCCCTTAAAG AAAAATGTGAGGGTCTCATGATCAAATCTCTGGATGTGAATGCTATTTACGATATAGGAAAACGATCACACAAATGGTTAAAATTGAAGAAGGACTACCTTAATAGA ATGGGGGATACAATTGATGTTGTGGTCATTGGAGGCTATTTAGGCCAAGGCAAGCGCACTGGGCAATATGGAAAGTTTCTTGTAGCTTGCTATGATGAAACTAAAGACAAATTCCAGTCTTTGTGCAag ATTGGTACAGGTTTTACAGAACAAAATTTACAAGAATGTTCTACCCTTTTCCAACAATACATTGTAGAAAAACCAATGACTAATTATAG TTATGAAAATGGTACTGGTCCTGATCACTGGTTTAAGCCTGTGAAAGTTTGGGAGATTAAGTGTGCAGATCTTTCCCTTTCACCTATATACAAAGCTGCAGTAGGACTG GTTGATCCAGAAAAGGGCATTTCTTTGAGATTTCCAAGATTTGTAAGAATTCGTGATGATAAAAATCCTAAAGAAATCACAAATGCAGTacag attgCAGACCTCTACAATAACCAATaccagatgaaaaataataagaaataa